The genomic region AAGAAAAAAGTTGAGGTTCCCTTATTTTCCTCTTATCTGTTCATAAAGATTAAAAACAGCGAAAGGGCTAAGGTTTTTAATTATCCTGGAGTGATTAAATATCTGTTTTGGCTTGGAAAACCGGCAATTGCAAGAGATGAGGAAATTGAGGTTATTAAGAACTGGCTTGAAAAGGATACTTATGATCATTTTACTATAGAAAGTATTTCACCTGGAGATAGGGTGAAAATAAAATCTGGACCCTTCCAGAATAAAGAGGGAATTGTACAGGATATTGGAGCTAAAAGGATGCGTCTAATATTGAAAGAAATGGGACTCACGGTAAATGTCAAATTAAAGGAAATCGCCTAAACCCCTTTAATATTTTAGATCATCACTAATAAATCAATTAAAAAATTTACACTAGACCGGTAGTAAAATTCTTTCATTGGGAAAATGATATGAATTATTAT from Gramella sp. MT6 harbors:
- a CDS encoding UpxY family transcription antiterminator → MGWYVLYTKPRSEIKVADSLAEANFEVYCPTIKEVRQWSDRKKKVEVPLFSSYLFIKIKNSERAKVFNYPGVIKYLFWLGKPAIARDEEIEVIKNWLEKDTYDHFTIESISPGDRVKIKSGPFQNKEGIVQDIGAKRMRLILKEMGLTVNVKLKEIA